Part of the Ammospiza nelsoni isolate bAmmNel1 chromosome 6, bAmmNel1.pri, whole genome shotgun sequence genome is shown below.
ctgtgccagggctgggatttcCAGCCTTTGGAAGATGCTATTACAGACCCTGGCCTGGCTTCCCCACTCTAGGCACCATTCTTCCAGCATCAAGTGCCCAACTCTCACAGGGCTGGAAACCCTTCATGTCAAAGCTAGAACATGCTAGAAGACAGAACCTCCTGCATCCTcaccagctgctctctgggcagggctgctggaatGACTCTGCAATCCAGTTATGGCAGAGTGGATGATGCTCCATGGAACCAGACAGGACTTCATTATGAAGTCCATGCTCTGCTGCTGATGATGACCAGCACTGGGTGACCAATGGCAGGTGACCAGCAACAGGTGAGCCTGTGCtatgacaaaacaaaaaaagcagtaTCTGAACAACggaaaagggaattttaggCTGATTGCTTAAAATTCTGATTCCCTTAGAGATTATCAGACTTGAAGGGTCTGAGCAATCAGTAGCAGGGTGTCTCTGGTAGCACCTCCACTGCTCACCCGCTGAATTACCAGGCACAAAAGCTCCCAAAATGCTTTTGCTGGTGGATGCCTTCTCATGTCAGTCAAGCTGCACTACACAAGCGCTCCCAGTGACCAATATCTCCAAAGCTAGAATCAACAAGAAACTCCCCTCTGTCATTCTTTTTTCCTGGTCTGCTTGGGgcttttatattaaaataaacacaaggCATCAGAAAAGGCGAAGACTCactgttgttttttaataaacagtACAGCTGGGTATAAGAGGCACACAAACCAGTTCTCTTGGGAGTTACATAAAATGTGGCACAGAAGAGCAGACGTcaaggagctgggaaagctagagggagcagggatggtttgggtAGTAACACCCATATCCCACCCATCACAGAGCTGCCTACTTGTCACATGGAGCCAGGAGGTGTCCCAAGATGCTGAAGGCTGATGCCCCATAACAGGTTTGCAAAGAGGACATTCCCAAACCCTTGTGCCCCCTACAGTGCCATCaaagccccagctcctccatccctcacTACTGGGTGCAAGAATGGGGAGAACTCCACCTGACTCAGCTGATGGAGAGAGTCATGGGCCAGGATGGGCAGGACACCAccacactgcagggctgcaggggcagaacATGGTACCATGGGGAGGACAAGGAACTCTGCCTGTTTCACAACACCTGTTAACTTTCCTCCAAACACACCTTGGGGGGGTTTTTGATGGCAGCCTATGGCACTGCACTAGAGACCCATCTTACAGGGCACCTCATCATCCCCTCCATGGCAGGGGCCTAGGAGACCTCAGTTACATTGAGCAAGCAGCTTTCTCCTGCCCCAGAGTGGAGGACATCTGAGAACAGGAGGAATGTGTCTTCAGAACAGGAGCATCTCAGACCTCAACactgggctcctcctgccctgaagaagaagcagaaaaaagagtGCCTGTAACTGAATAATTGCTCCATGTCCTTGTCTGGGGCTAACAGTGGCCAGAAACATTGTTCTGCATATTCCACAGTGACTTCCCCATAAAGATGAACTCTTCCTCAACGTGCTCAAGTTCAGCCCCTTCACAAAGCCTTCAGGTGCTGCCTCTCAGCAGTTTTCTGAGATTTCTTCTAGCAGATGCTGTCTCCTCATTGCTGTAAGCATGAGGAACTCTGCAGATGGGCACTGTGAGCAGCTGGGGAGCACTCCAGATTCTGACAGCATCGGCAGAAAgattccagctctgcttcctctgGCCAAGAGCCAGAATTTCTGGAAGCTGTTGCTATGACACGATTGCAACCTTCATTTTAAAGACATCTTTTccttgaatttattttattttcctaaacaCAAGCAGTAAACAGACattgctactgctgctgttgctgcattTCAGATGGCTCTAAGGTTAAACCAGCCAGCCAAATCAACACAAAGCCTTTCAGCTGACAGCCCAACCCTGCCAAAAGTAGTCTCACCTTGGGATTAATGTGACACCATTGCCTGAAGCACTCCTAGGAAACCTACTGGGTTGTGGCCAACCTGACACAGGGAAAAGCCAGGGAACCCATCCAGGTCAGaggcaaggaagaaaaaagcaccAGGATCAACCATCTGGTATGGATATATTGATGATGGGAGAGGGGTAAAACTCTCTGCAAGGTTTGAGGACAGCCACACGGTGTGACCAGCCTTGCTCTCTTGCTGCCTTTTGACCTGGATGGAGCCAAATCTGTCACTGCCACAGCTGAACCAagtacagcagcacaggaggacTGAGCATGTCAGACCTGGCAGGTGAAGCACAGcaaatgggattttgggcaaATAAGCCCAAGAGGCCTGTGCCAGCTGTCACCTACCTGGGGTAGCAAGAGGAGGGAAGATGAGCAAGCTAAAACCCAGAGTAGGTACCTGGGTGTTGGTGCTCCTGAAGGAACTTGGGGCAGGGTGGCATACCTGTGCTGCGGCACTGCCAGGCTTTCTGCAGGGACATGCCCTACCAGCCCTGAGCAAAGGCAGACACACGCTCGTGTTGAAGCAGGATGGAACCAGGTGAGAGCCCTGCAGCAGTGTGAGTGGCAGAGACAGCCATGGGCTGGGGCACACAGCAAGACAGAGGTGGCGAGAGGCAGCGAGTGTGGTGTGAGACTCCCCGTGCTCAGGAGCGCCGCATggtcagggacagggatggctgGCAGGACCTAGTCCCCTTCTGGGAGGCTCTCCCAGCCACGTTGCATGGCTTTCACCACAGCACTGTAGAGTTTGCTCCAAGCTTCCTGCACCTCTGGGCTGAAGGCAGCACCAAGGCATTTCTCCAGCATGTACAGCAAGGACTCGCCGACAGTCTGCAAACCAAACAAGGAGGTGTCAAGCTCAGCACCAGAGGATGACATTCAGTCTCTTGTCTCACTTTGCCACCTTTTTTGACTTCTACAGTTGCAGGGCGCCTGCTCCTCTTCCACCAACAGTACCAGGCCCCTCCAGTCCCTGGCTCATCAGAGGGGGCCCAGAACCAGCTCATGCCATCCtcttccctgccctgtgctggccctcACCATGGATGAGTGTGGAGTGGAAGTCAGGGAACAAGGGCTGACACTGCACATGTAACGCCAGGGGAGAGGTGCACATCCCGTTTCTGTGGCTCCCAGGTGCAGGTAGCTAGCCCCATCccttggcagagctgtggagcagcagagctgagcagtgccCTGATGTCAGGAGAGTGGATCAGACTCCATACTGGATGCTTAGGGCATGTCTCAGCACCTCAGGCTTCTCCACAGGGCACTGctcctcacagagctgggagcagccccatgCAGGAGCACCCTCCCAGAGTCAGGGCTGGTGGGCATCACTGCCCCAAACAAAAGGGaccctgctgcctctgaagaGAACACAAGCTAGCAATAGGAACGAGCCAGGTGTGGGTTAGAAAGCTTTTCTTCAGCCCACCCTTTCCCACTGCATTTCTGTCCATGCTTGACAGCAGGAGAGGAGTGATCAAGGGTTTAATATGGAAGATGCTTGGGTGTTACTGGCATGGAGGAAGCAGGGGCTGAGGTGCAGCAACCCCATCCCAGTGAAGACACAGAGAGGTGGATGCTCCCTTTTCCAGGTGGGGTGAGGTTTGCCCAGAGCATCAGATGCAAAGGATCCAGGGCAAAGGCTgagcctgcagccctgtggcACAGGAGAGACTGCAGTGTCCTAAACCATGGCCCTCTTCAAATAGTGGAAATGCTTTGCTCCCATCTATCCTTTCTGCCTGGGCTTACTGGGCAAGGGCAGAAAACAAGGGGAGCTCAAAGGTTTCCCTCACTGGGGCAGTGGCACTACATTGCTATCAGCACCTTGGACAGGCTGCCCTGAGCCATCAGCTCTCTCCAGACAGCTGAAGCCAGAGGAAGGATGGGgcagctgagggctgcaggcaggggtgAGCAAACACAGCCACAGCGAGACAAGGGAGAACACCTCACCGAGAAAGACTCAACCTTCACACCAACTGCCTGGTGCTTCTTGCCAAGGTTGCAGAGATACTCTTCCAGGCAGGACAAGTTCTCCAGGTGGCTCACAGCAGCATCAATCACCAGCATCACCTAGCACAGGAGCAGAAAGGCAGAATGGCGTTACAGAAAGGTTCAGCTTCCTTCCCAGAGGAAACAAAGTGTCTGATCCTCTACTTCACCCTTGTCAGCCTGACCCCCTCCCAGGCCAGATGCCCTCTGAGCTTTTCTTTGCTCTGCTGTGATCCATGTGTCCCATCAGtgaggctggcagcagcacacaccaCATCCTTCCATGGGACACCACCAGGGCTGCACagcaagcagcactgctgaccACCCTGTCCCAGAGGGGATAAACAGCCACACAGCAGAGCACTTGCAGGTTAAGACCTAATGCTGATGCAGTCACTAGAACTCCCATGACCCCAGGACAACTGCATGGGAACCCCAGAAGCTGCCAGGACCAGAGTTTCCAATTAGAAGTTGCCAAAATGGTGCACTTGTGAATAAGGCCACTTCAGTTCTAAGATCAGCCAAGCTACTTTGAAGAGATGGGATGGGGAGTACAGCCAGGTCTCTTGACCTGGTGTGGTAAAACACATACCATAGTCTCCCAGGACCATTAAGAGTCAAATGGAAACAGGACAGAAAAGATTTAATGAAAGATGAAGGGAACAGACACAACAAATTAGAAGAAGAGATTAAAGCCAGGGCATGGTTATCTTGGCAAAGCCAAGAGGTGATAGAATTGTGCACTGTAATTTCAACAGGCCATTCATCTCCAACAAGAGCAAAAAACTATTTCAGCTCAAGGCAATAATCTTAACGTTGCCAATAAAGAGAGGctggaaaataacaaaaagatTGCAGCTATCAGAGGAGCTCAGTCCTGAAACAGCCTCTTAACAAGGAATAAAGACAGGCAAGCAAAGCACCAAAGTGGTTTAAAGATGGAGCCAGGCAGTTTATGAAGGCATCTGCAAGCCAAGGCTGTGCTTTGTCCCAGTGTGGCTTCTCTTCAGGGCTCAGCAAAGGGTCTGTGTTGCACCAGGTGCGCTGTGCATGCAAGAgcctctccccagcactgctcctttCTGTGTTTGGGAGGAGGGGAAtgtgccctgcagcaccccctcagaggtgctgtgggcctgctggccctgcagctgcaccagcagcccctccacagcagcaggccCAGGGTGGCCTGGCCCACTGCCCAGgtctgtgccagctcctgctcagcgTGGGCCAAGCAGGGAGCTTCACTCCTCATCTGGACACAGGTGAGCTCCCGAGGAACCTCCACAGTAGCAGAAGGATTCTTTCAGCTTTCACAGGAAGCAATCCACTCTCAGATGGGCATGGAAATCAGGATGGTGCCTCTTAGTCACCATGACCTGCATTCTCATTCCCTCCCCACTGTTGTAGGGCACTTTGTCCTGGCCTTCTGCTAGCATGAGTAACCCCTGCAGTTACCATCTCAGGAGGAGACTTCCATGTCGTCAGACACACTACAGTCCCAAATCATTGCCTAAGGGTTTCATCCTCTGTGgaggctgtgctccagccatGCCTCAGCCCCTCTCTCACCTTCCTGATGTGATCCAGGAACTCAGGGGCAGAGAGGCACTCCTGAGGGCTGGCAAACTGCTTGCAGTTGTACTGGAAAAGGGGCAGCAGGTCAGGATCCAAGTCAAACAGCCTGCAAAAGCAAGAAAGAACACCCCATCTTCTTACTTCCTTGGCTTTATTTAAAGTGCCACTCACCCCATCAGCAGCACACTCACAGCCTACTTCTGCCTCTCTTCCCACCTACTGGTCCATCTCCATCTGTAAAAGGTCCAAAAGTTCTGAAAAGTTTTAGTTGGGGCAATCCAGACTGCCTATAGACAAAAACCTTTCTGTTTCTCTAGCCCATAACCCCAGCTCTCAGACAGGTATTTATGGCACTTGAGAACTGACGCCCAACCCTCTGCAGTGtcttccagcctggctctgatCCTCAAAGAGTTGGCTGTTATCTCAactattcccattcccactttCTGATGCTCTTGAACCCAAAAGCTCCCAAATCGgggaagctccagcagccatCTGGACCAAGGGAGGAATGTACAAACTCAGCTGATGCCCCACTGCCCAGCACCATCACCAGCTCCCATGtcctctccccctgccccatcTCCCTTGCTAGGGTGCGTCAGGCACAAAAGGGACTCATTAGCAGCCACCCAGGTAGATACAACTGGCCACCAGTAATTCAGGCACATCTGTCTTCTCCTTATCCTGCACATTAAACTACTGCACCCCTCTCCCCCACATTCTTGTCACTGCCCTAGTCCTGCTCTGGGAGATTTGGATCCCTCTCGCTCCAAAAGCTGCTCATCAACTTTCCAGTTGCCCTTTTTAAACGACTTTTcattgatttttccttttttctcttcacatAATTAATACATTAATCTGCTGGGGAGAGGCAAGAAGCTGGGTATCAGCCATTCCATCCGGCACACCATTTCCTCGGCCCTGCGACTGAATCCCTCCCTGGCGGCCGGGTCCGTTCCTGGGGCCGCACGGCCCTTCCCTGGTTCGCAGCCCCTCGGAGAGCAGGAGTGGCGGTGTCAGGGCGGGGGATCAGCGGCAGGAGCGCACAGAACCCGCCCGCCGCCTCTCTCGCTCTCCGTCTCGGCTGGGAAAGTTCTCCCTGGCGAGGGACGGGCAAGGCAGGACAGCAGCGCGGAGCGGAGCCCCCGGGCCCTGCCCCACCCGCTGCCCACGGCACCTGCGGCTCCCCgcgggaggggacaggggacaggggacaggggacaggggacaggggacaggggacaggggccgggccgggagcgggccGGAGCCGTGCCGAGCGCAGGGAAGCGTTCCTCCCGAGGAGCGGAGCCCGTCCATCCCTCCCGCACGGGTcggcgcggccggggccgggtGCGGGGGGCGCATCGCGCCGCTCACCTGCTGAAGAGGACGAGGCCGTGCTGCTCGGGGCTGCCGCTCAGCCGCCGCCAGCTCTCCCGGATCAGCGCTCGCTGCCCGCCCGACAGCGGCATCCCGCTCTCCATGGCGGGCCGGGggcgctgcccctgccccgAGGCGAGGCGCTGGCTCCGCGGGCGGAGGGGCCGGAGAGCCGCGGCCGCCCTCGCTCGCTCCGCCGGGAGCGGCAGCGCTGCCCCCGCGCCCCCGCCACGGCCGCAGCCGCGCTCCGCCCGCCGGCACCGCCGAGCCCGCTCCAgccgcgccgccccgccgggAAGGGAGAGCTCACCTCGCACCGAGTGCTTCTCACTCGggacaaggaaggaaggagggatggaaggaagaaaaaagaaattcgAAATGCCCGAACTTCCCTATCCCGGGCCCGCGGGGCAGAGCAGAAAGTGCAGCTGGTTCACGGCTGACATTTTCCGTCGTCCTGATTTTACAAgtgaagcagcagggcagagccgtACGAGCGAGGAGACCACCGGGACCTGTCCACCTTCGCtcaccaccagcacagctccgTCTGAGCGAAACTTTGCCTGGGAGGGCCCCAGCGATGCTCCACAGCATCCTCTTGCTTTTGGCCACTTCCACTGAGACCCTGGATGCCACACAGCCACCTGCTGTCTCCACAGGCAGATGCAGTCTAGACACTGCAAGGTACGTGTCTAATTTAAGGCTAATTATGCCAGCTGAAGCAGGCAAAGTTGTTAATAATGGATGAGAAGATATGACATCTTTGTCAAATGTGCTCAGGATGCACAGACTCTCTTTGCTGTTCAGACACTGCTTAATTTGGCCGCAGGATTTACGCAGAacagaggaaacaaagcaagaaaTGGCAAATGAGGTCCCAAGCAGCACAAGGGAAGTCAGGAAAGTTAAGGTTTCAGAAGGAGAGAgcaatacaaaagtgcaactATTACTGAAACCATCACAGTCTGCACCAAAATGACAATTGTGCTGATCTTATTACAAGTTCTGCTTCTGTACATCAGACTTATTTCTGGTAATcaggagaaaagacagaagCCTCCGACCCATCCCAGAGGTACATTGACTAAGTGTAGGCACAAAGGAGGCTCTTCTTGTGGGAGAATTGAGAACATGCCCTGGGAGGAGACAAGTTCAAAGGCTCAATGTTATGTTTTCAGCCCCAGCTTGTCTCCCAGGGGCCTTTCTCCTACAGAGCTGGAGTGACAGCACCGACTGAAGTGACAGCAGGAAGCCACCTGAGATGGCTCTGCAAGTGCCAGGATAAATTACCTGTTTTCTCAGGATTTTGAGACCTCACATTCTCAGCACAGACCAGACGAGATGCTGTGCAGGAAAAGCTCCACATGTGTTAAAGGAAGCTAAAGAATCCTGTCCTAAAATTGGACACTTGAGTCAGAACTGATGGGACTGAGGAGTCTGCTAAAACAGCCTCTTGGCTGTGTGGTTTCAAAGGGCATCTTCCCACCAGGGGCTGATGATAAATCACTGCCGTGATAACCGCTGAAGCGGCAAGGAGCCCAAgagggcagctgggagctgcagggttaACCCGAGCAGGGCGGAGAGCAGCCCGGCAGCAACACCGTGAACATGAACCTTCAGCTGTCCTGCGGCTGCGGGAGCGAGCCAGCAACGAGCCCCAAGTGTCATCCTTGGTCCTCTGAGCAAGGTACTCTGACATCCCAGCCACCTGTCACAGGCACGGAGCTCCACAGAGCCTGGCTGGACGGTTCAGCCCGGCCCTGCTAACAATAAAGGTAGAACAGACAGGCAGTGGCGTGGTGCCAGCGGGCTGGAAAGGAGCATGGAGAGTCATCCCAGGCCACAGggtgctgaggagcagagctgaagtACATATGTGCAGTCACAGCAGCAACCAAGGCTGATTACTTGCTTAAGAACATTTTTAATACATTGGAGCTGGCTGATAGTGAAGGAGGAGAAACTTCACAAAAGCAAGTTGTAGTTAAGAATGATCAGTTCCTGAAGATTTTTTGGGATGTGGGACACTTTTGCTCCCATCCATATAGGGCACCCTATCAGCTACCCTATCCCAGGGCAAGAACAAAGTACAGGTTCAGCCGTTGTTTCTGACAGAAAGGGTGTCTCAGACAATAGCAGTGAAGCTGGGATGGCAAAAGAAAACAGTGGCTCTTGTCCAAAATGATGTCCCTGCACCTTCGCTCTGTTCTGCAGGTAGCAGCAGAACACTCATAGGCAAGGCACAAGTGTCGGAACAGATCAGATATAAGGGCAGCAATGAGAGGGCTGAGACTGATATGCCTTCCTTCCATGGAAAACAGGAGTGCCTCAGCTGAAGAAAGGGGCAATGGTCTGGCCATATCCCCACCCACCTGTTGGTACCCAGACTGGCATCCAAACCCTATACAGGTATGACACACAGTAGAGTCCAAGAACTCTTCCCTGCCCACCAGCAACAGCTCCTTCTGGGCAGTATACATTCAGGAGCAGTTTCCCCATCTCCCCTGACTGTCTGAACAGTGAATCCACCCCTTTGCTGCCTTCTGGCACTGATACATCCCCACTCTCCTGAAAAGCCcagtattttttcccctgtgacaGCATAGGTCTTCCAGCACAGGTAGAAGGAGCTGCAAGGAGGGACTTGAGAAGGGAGACAGGGAGAGCTCAGGGATAAATGTTCAAAGCACCACTCAAAGGATTGAAAAGAGCGAGGGTTTGGGACAGACAGCGCTCTTGCCTGTGTGCAAAGCAGCTTCTCCCTTGCAGTTATGTGGCTGTCAGAGCTCCTCCTGTCACAGCACCAAGGTGCTGAGAGCACAGGTCTAGAGAGGATTTCAAGTTCAAGgaagcaaacaagaaaacctTTCTTCTTGTTCCAAATGTTTTGTGAGCCTTCAAGCATGAGAATCTCAGCAAGAGGTTGAGCACTGCAATGCTCTGAGGTCTGAGGGTTTCCTGTGATGGTTCCCAGCTCCCTTGGCTCCATGTACCTAACCGGCAGTTCAGCTCTTTTCTGAGCTCCTCTTGGATTCCTGCAAGACTGTCCCTGGAGCTCTCAGGAGTGAAGAACAACCAGgtcagcagcacagactgcTCCATCTGTAGGCCTCTCGAAGAAAGGGGAGGGAGGTTTTTGGAGAAATTCACTGAGATGCAGAGAATGATAATGCTCTTTTGTGCTTTGGGAGAACACAAATTTATCATATTTTTAGTTTGCACTGGGTTTCATTATTGTAATCTACACCCACTTCGAATTACAGTACCAACACTTAACCTCCTTGCCAAGTGTCAGCTTTACTTGCTCAGTGCCTCGGTTTACCCACAGGGAAAGAAAGTTGCCCAATCTCATAAAACAGAGTGAGAGAACTAGTAGTAAGCTCACAAAGTGAGCCCAGTCCCTAGCCCAGCACTCAGGGTTCACAGCCCCTGAAGAACAACCCTTCCTGCCCAGGAAGGCCCTGTGTGCCTGGCCCAGGGATgactgctctgcctctgctgctgtggcaccATCAGTTctcatcccagctgctgcactAACAAACCCATATCTCCCTTTGAACTCTTGCTCATTTCCAATTCTGCATCTGTGAGTGTTCATAAATAATGACACTCTGATCTATCTGCCTCAGGCTCCCTGCTCACTTAGGATACAGACTCCTGGGCTTGGCTAATCCCCtttgtttccccttttccccagtCTCAAAGCCAGATTATgacaaattctctttttcccagaCTCCCTTcacctcccatcccatcctcagGTGGGGGCAAAAGTCATGCAAGGTTCCCAGAATTCTTCTCAAGCAACGCCTCAGGCCAtggtgcagcacagctcagtaGCAAAGCCAGCCATGAAATATGGTTGCATAACAAGAATCAAAAGTGATGCAGGAGGTGATAGTCTTGTCCATAACATTATTTAGATGAGCTGCAGAGCTTGCTTGCTGTCACCATGCCTGTGGAGAGAACAGGGCAGCACTACACCCTCAGTGATGGGGATCTGGGCTaagaggacagggacaggcagatGGGGATTCAACAGTAGAATATAATGAAAACTTCTTTTGAATTCCATTTGCTAGACGTCCCCAGCTTTATCCTGAATATCCTGTGGCCAGCTAGGGAATATTTGTACAGACAGGTGAAAACAGTCATAGGATGACCAGACACaaaatggagagaaaagtcAAAGGGGATCACACGGAGCTGTTGGACCAGGTCTGGCACTTGCAGATGCTCAGACCTTACCCCAGATGTTATTTACCTTGGGCTCCCGAGCACAGTGATAACCCAACACCAACATGTTTCTTCCAAGAAGCAACCTCTGCCTTTTGTAAGGCACTCTGCCAAAGTGAGTTCAAAGAGTTCAAGACCATGTCAGTCTTGACACACAAGCTGAATTTGGTCATAAGACATGGCTATGCAGCTGTGTGCACCCCAGGCTGGTGGGATGCAAGCAAAAGCTCTGCAGCCTCATTAGCTCAACATGGTGCTCTAGCTAATGTGCCTGGCAACTTGGCAAGCATTGTGTTAGCACAGTTACCTGGCTTCTGTCCTACCTGGGATGATGCACATGGTCTTGGATTTTCCTCCAATTGTCCTTATGCATCTGGACTGGCTCATCCTTCAGCTGCTGAAACATCATGGCAAAAACTTGTAAAAGAGTGCTTTATTCATTGTGGAGTCTCCTCTGTAGTTTCCCCCCTGGATTTCTTGTTTCAGAAGCACTGTTGGTCTCTCAAGCGGTCATCGATCGTCTTCTCTCTGATCTCAACTCTCTTTGTTCTCTCCCTCCTTGCAGTTTTAATTTACACTATTGATTAGGCCATCTCTGATAAATGTTTGACCTACAGCAGTTGTCTCCAGGAATAGCATCTTGGATATGATCTATTAAAACAAAGATTGTGTATTTCACTGCACCCATTCCTTCAtgtcagggctgtgccagcattCCCACATTTCAGCTTTGCACTCAGCCATCTGGTCTCAAAGCAAACCCCCTGTATTATTCCTTCTGTGTGTGAGACACTTCTGGCTTGAGACCTTCTCCTCCTCACCTAAGCCATTAAAGCTTTGAGGCTTTGTCAAAAATAATTCTCCTGTTAAGTGATTAATTTTTCACCTGCAAACCGCACTGCTAggttcaccactaaaccatgtccccaagtgtcacatctATGTGGTTTTTGTACACTTTAAGGTATTGtaattccaccacttccctgggcaggctgtTCCAATGCCTGGCCACCTTCtgaatgaagaattttttcctcatattcaATCTAAACCTGTCCTGATACAACTTGAgacatttcctctcatcctgtcacttgtgACTTGAGAGGAAACTGATCCCCACCTTGCTGCAGTTCCCTTCCAGGTACTTGTAGGGAGagataaggtctcccctgagcttcttcttcttctccaggctacacatccccagctctgccagctgcttcTCATCAGAGCTGTGCTCCAGATCCTTtaccagctctgttgcccttctctggacacgctccagtacctcaatgtctttcttgcagTGAGGGATCCCAAAAGTGAACACACGATTTGAGGTGTGAGTGCTGAGAAGGGGACAATCATTGTTTTGGTCCTGCTTGGCCACACTGTTTCTGATGCATGTTAAGAATGTACCACCTTAATGCATGTTCACATTCTCAACTGATGCTCCCCCCTTCCTCAGCTGCTTCCATTCTCCACCTTGTAATGGAACAGTTATTGTCCCTAAAGCACTGCAAGGCACCAGCACACTGCCAGGGTGTGACTCAGCTGATCCAACACAGATGCTTTCATAAGGACACATAATCTAAACTCCCATTCTGGTCAATGGAGAAACCCAGGTACTTAAGAACCACCTCATCCTAAAATACATGGTGAAAAAAATAGGTCAGGTGAATGAAGCCTT
Proteins encoded:
- the NGB gene encoding neuroglobin isoform X1, producing the protein MESGMPLSGGQRALIRESWRRLSGSPEQHGLVLFSRLFDLDPDLLPLFQYNCKQFASPQECLSAPEFLDHIRKVMLVIDAAVSHLENLSCLEEYLCNLGKKHQAVGVKVESFSTVGESLLYMLEKCLGAAFSPEVQEAWSKLYSAVVKAMQRGWESLPEGD
- the NGB gene encoding neuroglobin isoform X2; this encodes MMFQQLKDEPVQMHKDNWRKIQDHVHHPRLFDLDPDLLPLFQYNCKQFASPQECLSAPEFLDHIRKVMLVIDAAVSHLENLSCLEEYLCNLGKKHQAVGVKVESFSTVGESLLYMLEKCLGAAFSPEVQEAWSKLYSAVVKAMQRGWESLPEGD